The following proteins are encoded in a genomic region of Pseudomonadales bacterium:
- the tgt gene encoding tRNA guanosine(34) transglycosylase Tgt, whose amino-acid sequence MTRECRMQFDLLATDGAARRGVLRFPRGEVHTPAFMPVGTYGTVKAMKPHDIEAIGAEIILGNTFHLMLRPSTEVIERFGSLHGFMQWQKPILTDSGGFQVWSLGKLRKINEAGVSFRSPVDGSPVFLGPEEAIAVQHKLGSDIAMIFDECTPYPATEEQAKSSMELSLRWAKRSREAHGDNSAALFGIVQGGMYEHLRHKSLDGLQDIGFDGYALGGLSVGEPKEEMLHVLDAVVSHMPQDKPRYVMGVGTPNDLVEAVRRGVDMFDCVMPTRNARNAYLFVPQGKLKLRNAQYRHDERPLDETCDCYTCQHFSRAYLYHLDKCGEILGSMLNTIHNLRFYQRLMAGLRAAIAAGQLDTYIAQHYAAQGLPVPAL is encoded by the coding sequence ATGACGCGCGAATGCCGTATGCAATTTGACTTGTTGGCGACCGATGGCGCAGCGCGTCGCGGCGTGTTGCGCTTTCCACGCGGCGAAGTGCACACGCCCGCGTTTATGCCGGTGGGTACTTACGGCACAGTGAAAGCAATGAAGCCGCACGATATTGAAGCGATCGGCGCGGAAATTATTCTCGGCAACACTTTTCATTTGATGTTGCGCCCCAGCACGGAAGTGATCGAGCGCTTTGGCAGCCTGCACGGTTTTATGCAGTGGCAAAAACCCATCTTGACGGATTCCGGTGGTTTTCAGGTGTGGAGCTTGGGAAAGTTACGCAAAATTAACGAAGCGGGTGTTTCTTTTCGTTCACCGGTGGATGGCAGTCCTGTTTTTTTAGGGCCGGAAGAAGCGATTGCTGTGCAGCATAAACTCGGCTCTGATATCGCGATGATTTTTGATGAATGCACGCCGTATCCTGCAACGGAGGAGCAAGCTAAATCGTCGATGGAATTGTCGCTGCGTTGGGCAAAACGCTCGCGCGAAGCGCACGGTGATAACAGCGCAGCGTTGTTCGGCATTGTGCAGGGCGGCATGTATGAGCACCTGCGTCATAAATCGCTCGATGGTTTGCAAGACATTGGTTTCGACGGTTACGCGCTCGGCGGTTTATCGGTTGGTGAACCGAAAGAAGAAATGCTGCATGTGTTGGATGCGGTGGTATCACACATGCCGCAAGATAAACCGCGCTATGTGATGGGCGTCGGTACACCAAATGATTTGGTGGAAGCAGTGCGTCGCGGCGTGGATATGTTTGATTGTGTGATGCCAACCCGCAACGCGCGCAATGCCTATTTGTTTGTACCGCAAGGAAAACTCAAATTGCGCAATGCGCAGTATCGCCACGATGAACGACCTTTGGACGAAACTTGTGATTGCTACACCTGCCAACATTTTTCGCGCGCGTATCTCTATCACCTCGACAAGTGCGGCGAGATCCTCGGCAGCATGCTCAACACCATCCACAACCTGCGTTTTTATCAGCGCTTAATGGCGGGTTTGCGTGCCGCCATCGCCGCAGGGCAGTTGGATACCTATATTGCGCAGCACTATGCCGCGCAGGGTTTGCCGGTGCCGGCGCTGTAA